The sequence AGCGGCCTGTGCGGGACTGACGAGCCGGGACCTGAGCGAACATCAGCTTTCCCGTCAGCAACTCGCGTGGACCAATGATCCGGTCTTCAATGGCGAGCAGGCAGGACGAGAGAATCCGCTTTCGATTCTCGAGTGTGATGTCGATGGAAACCGTCTCCCCGGCCATGAGCCGCTCCGGCATGTTGCGACTGATCAGCAGACGCCGTGTCATGGCGAAGGTTACGCCGCCGTTCACGATGAATGGACCGGCCATGAGCGCGAACATCAGCATCAGGGTGTTCGTCTTCCCGAAGAGTGCCCCGAGCAGCATGATGATGAGCATGAGCACATACATCTGGCCCTCGACCGGCAGCTTCCACAGGTTGTGCGTGACGACATTACGGCGGGCTCGCGATGTTCCGTTTCGACGAAGCGTCGGATCGACTTTCGCCGGGGACTGCCATTCGAGCAGACTCTTCATCCCCCAGATTGAACTGAAGAGCAGAGTGAGATAGGTGCCCCAGAGCAACGGCCAGGGAAGGAACCGCTGGAGAGTTCCGGTCGAATACTCGAAGAGCAGGACCAGAATGGCCACCAGCATCGCCAGCCAGGCGGCGACGAGAGTTTGCCGAGGATTCGCAACCGGATCGGACATGTTCACAATTCTACGTCGAGTCGTTCGAACCCGCCGGAGCGGGAGTGCGAAATCATTCTCGCACAATTGCCGTCGAGGGCAAAGTCAGCGGTCCAACTTCATGCAAACCAAATCTTCACCGCGATTTGCGTTCGTCAAGATTGTCGGATCTGGAGCAGAATAAGTTTTGCAAAGCGTATCAGGATCGGTAGGATAATTAGGACCGCCTGCCCACCTCACCCGGGCTTTTCTTTGTGATCGTACGTGATTGGCGTACTCTTCCCCCGCGTTAATGCTTTGTTGTTGCCTTGTGCGATTGATGAGTCCGATGAGCAATCCTTTTGCCAGCGATGAATATGGTCGATCGACCGGCTCGCCGAGGAACCTCCCGCCCGACAGTAGCAAGCATGGAACCTCGCAGGCGCCCTTCGTGCCCGAAGATCCGGCGAAGAAGAATCAAATGGACCGCGTTGTCATCGGTCTACTCTCCGTGATCGCCGTTTTCATGGTGTTCGGTCTGCTCATTGTGTTGATCATGAACATTTCGCCGAATGCGCCCATCCGCCTGACGCCGACCCCCGAGGCCGCCTCCAGCGAAGAGGAATCGGAGAGTGAAGGCGTTCGCGTACGCGAAGCGGGCGAACCGCAAATTCTCGGCGATTGACGAGAGCCGCTCACTGTCTTACGAATCGAGTGCGGCCTGCGGTGTCGAACCGGCCTCGACCATGTCAAGTTGATGCATCTTCCGATAAAAGTTCGTGCGATGCAGTCCCAGCATCCGCGATGCTTCTGTCATATTTCCGCGCGCTTTCGAGATCGCCGCCCGTATGTAAGCCCGTTGAAACTCGATTGTCGCATCGCTCAGCGTGGTGAATTCCTCGGAAGGATCGGACAGCCGAATCCACTTCAGTTCCGTCAGCAGGTCGTTGGCGTTGATCGTGTCTCCCGTCCCGCGCCACACGAGCCGCTCCATAACCGTCCGCAACTCCGCGACATTGCCCGGCCAGGAATGCTGTAGAAGCGCCTCGCAGGCGGCGTGAGAAAGTTCGGGGATCGCACGCCCGGCCATTCGAAACGCCTGCTGAAGGAAATGCTGCGCAAGCGGAAGGACATCATCGGCCCGCGTCTGCAGGGCAGGGACCTTCAGCGAACAAACCGTGAGCCGACGGTAAAGCGATTCCTGAAACCGCTCCGCATCGACCTCACGCTGCAGATCGGCCGTGGTGGTTACGATCAACCAGGTTCTTCGCAGAGACGACGGAACAATCTCGGCCGATCCCAGAAGCTGCCGCAGTTCCTCCTGCTGATCGTGACTCAGAAGCTCTACATTGTTGAGCAGGATCGTCCCTTGACCCGGATCGTTGGCGACAGCTCGCAGCTGCTCCCATCCGTCTGTGTTCCCTGGCGAAAATTCAACAAGCAACCCGGGCGACTCGGACTTGCGCCAATGCAGGTAGCGGCCGACCGCCCTCTTGCCTGCGCCCGGCTCCCCTGACAGGCATAATGGGAACTCGAGTTGAGTCAGCGCACCGGTCTGTTCTTTCAGCGTCGATAGAAACTCACTGGCTCCGATCAACTCCGAGTCGCCGCGGGCACGTTCCAGTTGGAACTCGCGTTCGCTCTGCTCAGCCGCCGCCCGCACGCTTGTGGTCAACTGGAGTTGGTTCAGGCCATCCAGAGTTTGTCTGAGAGTCTCCAAGAGTTCCCCGGCCAGGTGGGCGACTTCGAGGTCACTCGGTCCGAACTTCCGGCCAGCCAGAACGAGGATCGAGTCCGGCGACAACGGCACGAAAATCTGAGCCCAGCTCGCCGCCGGAACATCGCGGAGAAAAACGGCTCGCTGTGTTTCGATTGCCCGGTCGAGGAGAGACTCTTCATATTTGCCCACGAAGCGAGGGCTGACGCTCGCCCGTTCGGTCCAGTTCTGCTCGCGCTGAAGAACAATGATCCCCTGAGCACCCAGATGACGTTGCAGAGCGGTGAGCCCGGAGTCCAGGAACTGGCCGGTACCCGTTCCGGCTTCCCGCATCAGCGTCACGAGTTCCCGCTGCAACTCAATCAAGATCGTCGCGTCAGCCGGTGTCATCTCGGTCGAGAACTCTTCCGGCTCCGACCAGATCTGTTCCGGATTGTTATCCATCGAAGCCGCCTGCTTCACGGTGTCGTTCGGGTCCGTCAATTCTGGATTCCTTCCAGCGAGCGCTCCCGAATCTGCTTCAGTTTCTCGACCACTTCGGAATGGTCCTCCGCAACATTCGTCATCTCTCCCGGATCCGCCTTCAGGTTTGCCAGAAACAAGTCCTTGTCGGACTGTGACAGGCCGCCCCGGTTGCTGGTGTCTCGGCAGTTGCCGAGCAGTTTCCAGTCCCCCTGACGAACCGCCCATTGAGCATTCTTTCCATTGCCCATCTGCCAGAAGAACTCCTTGTGTGGGGAAGGAGCGGACGCGGATCGGAGGACCTCAGACAGATCCTTCCCATCCAGATGAGCGGTGCCTGGCGAAATGCCGGCGAGCGCTGCCAGAGTCGGCAGCCAGTCGCAGCCGGTAACCATCTGATCGCGAACCTCGCCCTGCGCCAGCCCCTTCGGCCAGGAAACGACCGACGGCACGCGAATCCCACCCTCGAACAGGCAACCTTTCGCGCCGCGATAAGGACCGGCGTTGCCGCCCCCGAAAAACGCCCGCTCTTCCGTGGAATGCCCATGGTCAGACTGGAAGACGACAATCGTGTTTTCCCGGAGGTTGTGTTCTTCGAGGTAATCCAGAACCTCACCGACTTTCTCGTCCATTGTGGAGACGAACGCCGCATACTCGCGCCGCGGTGTTGGCAGGTCGGCGTATTCATTCCGCCATTTGTCGGTTCCCTGATACGGATAATGGGGCACGTTGATCGCCCAGTAAATCAGGAACGGTTTGTCGTTCGCGCTCTCGATGGCCGCCTTCACTTCGCGAACGGTTAAGTCGGGAAAGAACTGACCATCCTCAAAGATCTCCTCGCCATTCCGCCACAAGTCATGTCGATTCGGGCCGTGCCAGTAGAAGAAGTGTGAGTAGTTATCGATGCAGCCTCCCATGTGCCCGAACGAACTCGCAAAGCCCTGAGCATTCGGCATCGTCTCGGGGGTGTATCCCAGATGCCATTTGCCGACATGTGCCGTCGTGTACCCGGCATCCTGAAAGACTTCGCCAACCGTATACTCCGTCGGCGGCATACCGGACTTGCCTTCCTGCGAACTCACATTCGAAGGCACCCCGGCTCGCACCGGAAACCGCCCCGTCAACAACCCCGCCCGAGACGCCGAGCAGATACAACTCGGAGCATACATCTGCGTAAACCGCACCCCGGTCTCAGCCAGTCGATCAATACCCGGCGTCTGCAGATCCGCCGATCCATAGCATTTCGCATCCAGCGTTCCCTGATCATCGGTGTAGATGATGAGCACGTTGGGGGCATTGCCTGGAGACGCAGAAAATGCTGTTTTTGACGAACACAGTCCCGAGTATGTTGTCAGCGCGGCAAGTAGCAGTGTCGTTATTCTGTGTAGTAAATGTTTGGTGGAGTGAGCTGCGGTGCGGAGTGTCGCGGTATCCGGTTCCATGGCCTTCGTCTCCAGTTACGTGAGCAAAACGCTGGTGTGAGTATCCGAGTATCAATCGCGGGGGCCTCATGGTCAATCCAGCGCCGGACAATTCCCCGATCAAAGGCAGGGACACGATGAATCGAGCTCCCGGGAAGCGTCGTCAATCGCAGGGTTCGGCCAGACGCGGAAATGACAAACCTGCGGGACGCTCAGAAAACGCGAAGTCGAGTGTGCACTGTCACGTGAGACGCTGACATGGGCGAACCTGGCCTCGGGATCGAAACAAAGCCCGGGGACGAAGCGGTGGGGCTCATCATACGTTCTGAGGAATCCGCGCGGCGGGGGCC is a genomic window of Rubinisphaera margarita containing:
- a CDS encoding sigma-54-dependent transcriptional regulator; protein product: MTDPNDTVKQAASMDNNPEQIWSEPEEFSTEMTPADATILIELQRELVTLMREAGTGTGQFLDSGLTALQRHLGAQGIIVLQREQNWTERASVSPRFVGKYEESLLDRAIETQRAVFLRDVPAASWAQIFVPLSPDSILVLAGRKFGPSDLEVAHLAGELLETLRQTLDGLNQLQLTTSVRAAAEQSEREFQLERARGDSELIGASEFLSTLKEQTGALTQLEFPLCLSGEPGAGKRAVGRYLHWRKSESPGLLVEFSPGNTDGWEQLRAVANDPGQGTILLNNVELLSHDQQEELRQLLGSAEIVPSSLRRTWLIVTTTADLQREVDAERFQESLYRRLTVCSLKVPALQTRADDVLPLAQHFLQQAFRMAGRAIPELSHAACEALLQHSWPGNVAELRTVMERLVWRGTGDTINANDLLTELKWIRLSDPSEEFTTLSDATIEFQRAYIRAAISKARGNMTEASRMLGLHRTNFYRKMHQLDMVEAGSTPQAALDS
- a CDS encoding sulfatase-like hydrolase/transferase — protein: MLIIYTDDQGTLDAKCYGSADLQTPGIDRLAETGVRFTQMYAPSCICSASRAGLLTGRFPVRAGVPSNVSSQEGKSGMPPTEYTVGEVFQDAGYTTAHVGKWHLGYTPETMPNAQGFASSFGHMGGCIDNYSHFFYWHGPNRHDLWRNGEEIFEDGQFFPDLTVREVKAAIESANDKPFLIYWAINVPHYPYQGTDKWRNEYADLPTPRREYAAFVSTMDEKVGEVLDYLEEHNLRENTIVVFQSDHGHSTEERAFFGGGNAGPYRGAKGCLFEGGIRVPSVVSWPKGLAQGEVRDQMVTGCDWLPTLAALAGISPGTAHLDGKDLSEVLRSASAPSPHKEFFWQMGNGKNAQWAVRQGDWKLLGNCRDTSNRGGLSQSDKDLFLANLKADPGEMTNVAEDHSEVVEKLKQIRERSLEGIQN